In the Pseudanabaena sp. PCC 7367 genome, one interval contains:
- a CDS encoding hybrid sensor histidine kinase/response regulator, with protein MKTPITWWQRLLHLRQIESQQQSAATLAQSEQQGLEDKITTKVNQECKQATAQDQTAIQRMRRQCILRRQRKLWQAKAKDRSFKAIAMVTIIAVAGSAISSYLVLRKVILKNARQSAMHKVQQTGADLDNWLARLQAQVESAANYPQVRSLDWQQAEPFLQLEQQRTPDFYLITLAMANGVFFNTIAGAHPGEHIRDQHFFQKAMGGKTYVSNLEISSSTGVRQISIAAPIWIIPPSNQAQLTPEAASTRKASLMAMGMEGDRLHPKQPIGVLTGAVELDYVQDLIAGINTGGDSYAFALDANGIFLAHRDRYKMEAKESLLASSNPGLTAIASRMVNGQDGIELVEMQKDNQIKPKYIAYAPLANANWSIALVIPRHELEKSLWGLNIFAAIFGGLLIATTVGMLRYLKLLRRSRENAEALQQANERSRFESNQRLQTQAALIERMSLAALSADIGIALTQGSHLAETLHRCAEALANHLDAEFVHLWTIKAINALEQETDDVLLLRASAGKQIENLKPPYKTIAGVRPQIDLHAYLERIAITPNLDQHLDQHLDQHLDQHLDQPENASSLDPAKLLAQSTVSTLDGVVAEQMLAAKQNGEIAFADYPLIAEEKLVGVMAIWAKQPLTGTIIEEMAAIANEIAFGISHKLVEAALRESESQFRATFDQAPVGIVHVSREGKWLRMNQRYCDIVGYAPDELIQLSYSDITHPDDHHVDNQVYDQLWSGEISNYTIEKRYIRKDRAIVWVYVTVSLVYDANSLPKYFVAVVEDITKSKVAEVELKQAKEAAESANHAKSEFLANMSHELRTPLNGILGYAQILRRNRFREGDSQQFQQGLETIQQCGDHLLTLINDVLDLSKIEAKKMELRHAEFHFAHFLANIAEIFRLKAAQKDIAFTFEPAADLPLCLIGDEQKLRQVLINLISNAVKFTDRGGVVMRVSVVEQLDPPEQPELSDRPAPEAPTKPQSVKLRFQIEDTGKGIATDQLTEIFLPFQQAEHSKFTEGTGLGLAISKKLVAMMGAELMVESQVGVGSTFWFEVNLGVVHHPEQFKRSPDGSETGQIIGYAGRERKVLVVDDHLENRMVLSSLLTSMGFAVIEADNGISCLQQAQTCQPDIIFMDIVMPVMDGIEAIRRLRQLESWQQVPIVVTSASAFDHDQQASQSAGSSDFISKPIVMTELINCLQRHLGLEWQYEQQTKDTPASGNGENGQHNPDSISRLNSSELINQQHSQNGQERSLVFPAPDQLEAFYQMALIGDVSSIMSQAEAIAKQNQQYDLFATQLCQMARRFEVRQLQDFLGKQLAKT; from the coding sequence ATGAAGACCCCGATCACCTGGTGGCAACGTTTATTACACCTGCGGCAAATCGAATCGCAGCAGCAGTCTGCAGCAACCTTGGCGCAATCGGAGCAGCAAGGACTTGAAGATAAGATCACAACCAAAGTTAACCAAGAATGCAAGCAAGCCACTGCCCAAGATCAAACAGCGATCCAAAGGATGAGACGGCAATGCATTTTGAGGCGGCAAAGAAAACTATGGCAAGCAAAGGCCAAAGATCGATCGTTTAAGGCGATCGCCATGGTGACAATTATTGCCGTGGCTGGGTCAGCAATTAGTAGCTACCTGGTACTGCGTAAAGTAATTTTAAAAAATGCGCGCCAAAGCGCCATGCACAAGGTGCAGCAAACCGGCGCAGATCTCGATAACTGGCTAGCCAGACTGCAAGCTCAGGTAGAATCAGCCGCCAACTACCCCCAGGTTCGATCGCTAGATTGGCAACAGGCCGAACCATTTTTGCAACTAGAACAGCAGCGAACGCCAGATTTTTATTTGATTACCCTGGCAATGGCTAACGGTGTTTTTTTTAATACAATAGCTGGGGCACATCCAGGCGAGCATATCCGAGATCAGCATTTTTTCCAAAAGGCCATGGGTGGGAAAACCTATGTTTCCAATTTAGAAATTTCCAGCTCTACTGGGGTACGACAAATTAGCATTGCTGCGCCAATCTGGATTATTCCCCCCAGTAATCAAGCCCAACTGACACCAGAAGCAGCGAGTACCCGCAAAGCTAGCTTAATGGCGATGGGGATGGAAGGCGATCGCCTCCACCCAAAGCAACCAATCGGGGTATTGACTGGAGCGGTTGAGTTGGATTATGTCCAGGATCTAATCGCTGGGATTAATACTGGTGGAGATAGCTATGCTTTTGCCCTGGATGCCAATGGTATTTTTCTGGCTCACCGCGATCGCTACAAAATGGAAGCAAAGGAAAGCTTGCTGGCTAGTTCTAATCCTGGCCTTACGGCGATCGCCAGCCGGATGGTTAATGGCCAAGATGGCATTGAACTGGTGGAGATGCAAAAAGACAATCAAATTAAGCCCAAATATATTGCCTATGCGCCATTAGCGAATGCCAACTGGTCGATCGCCCTGGTAATCCCGCGCCATGAATTAGAGAAAAGCCTGTGGGGGTTGAATATCTTTGCGGCGATTTTTGGTGGTCTATTGATTGCTACCACCGTCGGCATGTTGCGCTATCTCAAGTTGTTACGCCGCAGCCGTGAGAATGCCGAAGCCCTCCAACAGGCCAATGAGCGATCGCGGTTTGAAAGTAATCAACGACTGCAAACCCAGGCAGCATTAATTGAAAGAATGTCGCTGGCGGCATTGAGTGCAGATATTGGCATTGCCCTCACCCAGGGTAGCCATCTAGCGGAAACTTTACATCGCTGCGCCGAAGCACTGGCCAATCACCTGGACGCAGAATTTGTCCATTTATGGACGATCAAAGCGATCAATGCCCTGGAGCAGGAGACCGATGATGTCTTGCTGTTGCGGGCAAGTGCGGGCAAGCAGATCGAGAACCTGAAACCGCCCTACAAAACAATCGCCGGAGTCAGACCGCAAATTGATCTCCATGCCTACCTGGAGCGCATTGCAATCACCCCCAATTTAGATCAACATCTAGATCAACACCTGGATCAACACCTGGATCAACACCTGGATCAACCAGAAAATGCATCAAGCTTAGACCCGGCCAAGTTGTTAGCCCAATCAACGGTAAGCACCCTGGATGGTGTGGTGGCAGAACAAATGCTTGCCGCCAAGCAAAATGGTGAAATTGCGTTTGCCGACTATCCTCTAATTGCCGAGGAAAAACTAGTCGGGGTGATGGCAATTTGGGCAAAACAACCATTAACCGGCACGATCATTGAAGAAATGGCCGCGATCGCCAATGAGATCGCCTTTGGTATTTCCCATAAGCTAGTTGAAGCAGCGCTGCGCGAGAGTGAATCACAATTTCGAGCCACCTTTGACCAAGCACCCGTGGGCATTGTGCATGTATCCCGCGAAGGCAAGTGGCTACGCATGAACCAGCGCTATTGCGATATTGTCGGCTATGCGCCCGATGAGTTGATTCAACTTAGCTATAGTGACATTACCCATCCTGATGATCACCATGTAGACAATCAGGTTTATGACCAGCTTTGGTCGGGCGAAATCTCTAACTATACGATCGAAAAGCGCTATATTCGCAAAGACCGAGCGATCGTCTGGGTCTATGTCACAGTCTCGCTGGTTTATGATGCCAATAGCCTACCCAAATATTTTGTGGCCGTCGTCGAAGATATTACCAAAAGCAAAGTAGCAGAAGTAGAGCTAAAACAAGCCAAAGAAGCAGCGGAGTCGGCTAATCATGCCAAAAGTGAATTTCTGGCCAATATGAGCCATGAACTAAGAACCCCCCTCAATGGCATTCTTGGCTATGCCCAGATTCTGCGGCGGAACAGATTCCGTGAGGGTGATTCGCAGCAGTTCCAACAGGGACTAGAAACAATTCAGCAATGTGGCGATCACCTGCTGACGTTGATCAATGATGTGCTGGATCTATCCAAGATTGAAGCCAAAAAGATGGAATTACGCCATGCTGAGTTTCATTTTGCCCATTTCCTGGCAAATATCGCAGAAATATTCCGCCTCAAAGCAGCTCAGAAAGATATTGCCTTTACCTTTGAACCAGCCGCCGATCTGCCTTTATGTTTAATTGGCGATGAACAAAAGTTGCGCCAGGTGTTAATCAACTTGATCAGCAATGCGGTTAAGTTTACCGATCGCGGTGGGGTGGTGATGCGGGTGAGCGTGGTAGAGCAATTAGATCCACCAGAGCAACCAGAATTAAGCGATCGCCCTGCACCTGAAGCCCCAACGAAACCCCAATCAGTAAAGCTACGTTTTCAAATTGAAGATACGGGTAAAGGGATTGCCACTGATCAACTAACGGAAATATTTTTGCCCTTCCAACAGGCGGAACATAGCAAATTCACAGAAGGAACTGGCCTGGGGCTGGCGATCAGCAAAAAGCTGGTGGCGATGATGGGCGCGGAACTAATGGTTGAAAGCCAGGTAGGTGTGGGTAGCACCTTCTGGTTTGAGGTTAATTTAGGGGTTGTGCATCACCCTGAGCAATTCAAGCGATCGCCAGATGGGAGCGAAACTGGGCAAATTATTGGCTATGCTGGCCGCGAGCGTAAGGTTTTGGTGGTGGACGATCACCTGGAAAACCGCATGGTTTTAAGCAGTTTACTGACCAGTATGGGGTTTGCGGTGATTGAAGCAGACAATGGTATTAGTTGCTTGCAACAGGCGCAGACCTGCCAACCGGATATTATTTTTATGGATATTGTAATGCCGGTGATGGATGGGATTGAGGCGATCCGCCGGCTCCGCCAACTAGAATCCTGGCAACAAGTACCGATCGTGGTAACCTCTGCCAGTGCTTTTGACCACGATCAACAGGCGAGCCAGTCGGCTGGTAGTAGTGATTTTATTTCCAAGCCGATCGTGATGACTGAATTAATTAATTGCTTGCAGCGACATCTGGGGCTGGAGTGGCAGTACGAGCAGCAAACTAAGGATACTCCGGCTAGCGGGAATGGGGAGAACGGCCAGCACAACCCTGACAGTATTTCTAGGCTTAATTCTTCTGAATTGATTAACCAGCAACATAGTCAAAATGGACAGGAGCGATCGCTAGTATTCCCGGCTCCAGACCAACTAGAAGCTTTCTATCAGATGGCCTTGATTGGTGATGTTAGCAGTATCATGTCTCAGGCGGAGGCGATCGCTAAGCAGAATCAACAGTATGATTTATTTGCGACCCAGCTATGTCAGATGGCACGAAGGTTTGAGGTCAGGCAGTTGCAAGATTTTTTAGGCAAACAGCTTGCTAAAACATAA
- a CDS encoding M15 family metallopeptidase: protein MKPYQNVPIIESSEPLVDIPTEFAFFQPHMYSLLGAPYADKSPFSLRSGVLQRLIKAQAYLQLQCPNWKIKIFDAYRPIAVQKFMVEHERSQLAKAKSWDLNQLSSQQEQELIAEVLNFWAIPSEDPATPPPHSTGAAIDITLVDHNQTAVNMGSPIDEISPRSIPDYFAAIDTPAAQQAHANRELLFACMHQAGFERHPNEWWHFSYGDQLWAWLRSQNNTLAKNTENSAINAMYGRYE from the coding sequence ATGAAGCCCTATCAAAACGTCCCAATTATTGAATCATCGGAGCCACTGGTTGATATTCCCACTGAATTTGCTTTTTTTCAGCCACATATGTACAGTTTGCTGGGCGCTCCCTATGCTGACAAATCGCCCTTTTCGCTGCGGAGTGGGGTATTACAGCGACTAATTAAGGCTCAGGCTTATTTACAGTTGCAATGCCCCAACTGGAAAATCAAGATTTTCGATGCTTATCGCCCGATCGCCGTGCAAAAATTTATGGTTGAGCATGAGCGATCGCAATTGGCTAAAGCAAAAAGCTGGGATCTTAATCAGCTTAGCAGCCAGCAGGAGCAGGAGTTAATCGCTGAAGTGCTGAACTTTTGGGCGATCCCAAGTGAAGACCCAGCCACACCGCCACCCCATAGCACTGGTGCGGCAATCGATATTACGCTAGTGGATCATAATCAGACCGCAGTGAACATGGGTTCACCGATCGATGAGATCTCACCGCGATCGATTCCTGACTATTTTGCTGCGATCGATACCCCAGCGGCACAACAGGCACATGCTAACCGAGAGTTACTTTTTGCATGTATGCATCAGGCTGGGTTTGAACGCCATCCCAATGAGTGGTGGCATTTTTCCTATGGCGATCAGTTGTGGGCTTGGTTGCGATCGCAAAATAATACTCTTGCTAAAAACACAGAAAACAGTGCCATAAATGCTATGTATGGTAGATATGAGTGA